A window of Hypnocyclicus thermotrophus contains these coding sequences:
- the mglB gene encoding galactose/glucose ABC transporter substrate-binding protein MglB: MKKAVTLLLAGSLLAATTTTAYAGGLFKRKSKEKMIGVTIYKYDDNFMALVRQAIEKGAEGKSGIKVLMNDSQNDQSKQNDQIDVLISKGVSALAINLVDPAAAQTVIEKARKENIPVVFFNKEPSQKALNSYDKTYYVGTESKEAGIIQGELIAKHWKMHSEWDLNKDGVLQYALLKGEPGHPDAEARTEYVIKTLNEKGVKTENLHLDTAMWDTAQAKDKAEAWLSGPNRDKIEVFITNNDAMALGVIEALKANGKTNIPVYGVDALAEALVKIEKGELQGTVLNDASSQGQATLDLAVNLANGKDPLEGTNWKLKNKAVRVPYVGVDAENLAQFK; this comes from the coding sequence ATGAAAAAAGCTGTTACACTATTATTAGCTGGTTCATTATTAGCTGCAACTACAACAACTGCATATGCAGGAGGATTATTCAAAAGAAAATCAAAAGAAAAAATGATTGGGGTTACTATTTACAAATACGATGATAACTTCATGGCTTTAGTAAGACAAGCAATTGAAAAAGGTGCAGAAGGTAAATCAGGAATAAAAGTACTTATGAATGATTCACAAAATGACCAATCAAAACAAAATGACCAAATTGATGTACTTATATCTAAAGGTGTTAGTGCACTTGCAATCAACTTAGTTGACCCTGCTGCAGCACAAACAGTTATTGAAAAAGCAAGAAAAGAAAACATACCTGTAGTATTTTTTAACAAAGAGCCTAGTCAAAAAGCATTAAATAGTTATGACAAAACTTATTATGTAGGAACAGAATCAAAAGAAGCAGGAATTATTCAAGGAGAATTAATAGCTAAACATTGGAAAATGCATTCAGAATGGGATTTAAATAAAGACGGTGTATTACAATATGCATTATTAAAAGGAGAACCTGGACATCCAGATGCAGAAGCAAGAACAGAATATGTTATAAAAACACTTAATGAAAAAGGAGTAAAAACTGAAAATCTTCATTTAGATACTGCTATGTGGGATACAGCACAAGCAAAAGATAAAGCAGAAGCTTGGTTATCAGGACCAAATAGAGATAAAATAGAAGTATTTATTACAAATAATGACGCAATGGCTTTAGGAGTTATTGAAGCATTAAAAGCTAATGGAAAAACTAATATACCAGTATATGGAGTAGATGCATTAGCAGAAGCATTAGTAAAAATTGAAAAAGGTGAACTTCAAGGAACAGTTCTTAATGATGCGTCAAGTCAAGGACAAGCTACATTAGACTTAGCAGTAAATTTAGCAAATGGAAAAGATCCTTTAGAAGGAACAAATTGGAAATTAAAAAATAAAGCAGTAAGAGTTCCTTATGTAGGAGTAGATGCAGAGAATTTAGCACAATTTAAATAA